In Cervus canadensis isolate Bull #8, Minnesota chromosome 6, ASM1932006v1, whole genome shotgun sequence, one DNA window encodes the following:
- the LOC122444319 gene encoding la-related protein 7-like produces the protein MHTSTGDPKGFAFVEFETKEQAAKAIEVGPQPLVKAGKRKRSGSEDADCLTPRTKAKKVSQKDNVKKEAPEVCKENKELEVSTEDEKDTGDIKDGSLLKAKRKHKKKHKERRKMGEEVIPLRVLSKNRN, from the exons atgCACACG TCTACTGGGGACCCAAAGGGATTTGCCTTCGTGGAATTTGAAACAAAAGAACAGGCTGCAAAAGCTATTGAGGTAGGTCCACAACCTTTAGTCAaagcaggaaagaggaaaagaagcgGCTCTGAAGATGCAGACTGCCTCACTCCCAGAACGAAAGCTAAGAAAGTGTCTCAGAAAGACAACGTTAAAAAAGAAGCTCCAGAAGTTTGTAAAGAAAACAAAG AATTAGAAGTCTCTACGGAAGATGAAAAGGATACTGGAGATATAAAAGACGGATCCCTactgaaagcaaaaagaaagcataagaaaaaacataaagagaGGCGTAAGATGGGAGAAGAGGTTATTCCATTACGAGTGCTATCAAA GAACcgaaactga
- the PTGR2 gene encoding prostaglandin reductase 2: MIVQRVVLNSRPGKNGLPVAENFRVEEVNLPDCVNEGQVQVRTLYLSVDPYMRCRMNEDTGSDYITPWQLSQVVDGGGVGIIEESKHPNFTKGDFVTSFYWPWQTKVILDGNILEKVDPQLVNGHLSYFLGAIGMPGLTSLIGVQEKGHITAGSNQTMVVSGAAGACGSLAGQIGHLLGCSRVVGICGTPEKCLFLTSELGFDAAINYKEGNVAEQLHKLCPAGVDVYFDNVGGDISDTVISQMNQNSHIILCGQISQYNKDVPYPPPLPPAIEAIQKERNITRERFLVLNYKDKFESGILQLSQWFKEGKLKIKETMINGLENMGAAFQSMMTGGNTGKQIVCISGDTSL, from the exons ATGATTGTACAAAGAGTGGTATTGAATTCCAGACCTG gaaaaaatggtCTTCCAGTGGCAGAAAATTTCCGAGTAGAAGAAGTAAACTTACCAGATTGTGTCAATGAAGGACAAGTACAAGTCAGAactctttatctttctgtggATCCTTACATG cgTTGTAGAATGAATGAAGACACTGGCAGTGACTATATAACACCTTGGCAGCTGTCTCAGGTGGTTGATGGTGGAGGTGTTGGGATTATAGAAGAAAGCAAACACCCAAATTTTACAAAAGGCGATTTTGTGACTTCCTTCTATTGGCCCTGGCAAACCAAGGTTATTCTGGATGGAAATATCCTTGAAAAG gtaGACCCACAGCTTGTGAATGGACACCTTTCATACTTTCTTGGAGCTATAGGGATGCCTGGTTTGACTTCCTTGATTGGGGTACAGGAAAAAGGTCATATAACTGCTGGATCTAATCAGACAATGGTTGTTAGTGGGGCTGCTGGTGCTTGTGGATCCTTGGCTGGGCAG ATTGGCCATTTGCTGGGCTGTTCCAGAGTCGTGGGAATTTGTGGAACACCTGAGAAGTGCCTCTTTTTGACCTCAGAATTGGGCTTCGATGCTGCAATTAATTATAAAGAGGGGAATGTTGCAGAACAACTTCATAAATTATGCCCAGCTGGAGTGGATGTTTACTTCGACAATGTTGGCGGTGACATCAGTGATACAGTGATAAGTCAG ATGAATCAGAACAGCCACATCATCCTATGTGGTCAAATTTCTCAGTACAACAAAGATGTGCCTTACCCTCCTCCACTACCCCCCGCTATAGAAGCaatccagaaggaaagaaacatcACAAG AGAAAGATTTCTGGTGTTAAATTATAAGGATAAATTTGAGTCTGGTATTCTCCAGCTGAGTCAATGGTTTAAAGAAGGGAAGCTAAAG ATCAAAGAGACTATGATAAATGGATTGGAAAACATGGGAG ctgCATTCCAGTCCATGATGACAGGAGGTAACACTGGAAAGCAGATAGTTTGCATTTCAGGAGACACCTCTTTGTAA